The segment ATGTAGAAGAAAAGGTACAACTGAAGAAAAGGAGGATCCCGAACAGAAGATGTTTCATCATGCCAATGGAGTGGTTTACCTGCAAACGATGCGCCGGTAAACTTATTGATTAATCCATAGACTTCCCCAGAACATGCTTCTGCACTTTCCCTTTTTAACCCGATTTTAGAAAACGAGGCAGAAATCTCTTTCTCCTAAACCGCCCAGATAGAAACAGAAAGGACACTCAACTGGAGTGGCCTTTCTGTTTGAAACAACTTAGTCGTCTATTTTGGTGGCGGTGTACCCCGCAAGTTCCACGGCTTGGATGACCGTGTCAGAGGAGGCATCGCCTTCTATGGTTAAAATTTTGTCTGGGTTAGCGGTGTCTACCTGCCAGGTGTAAATGCCAGGTGTGTTGTCCAGGGAAGGAGTCACGGCGGCAATACAGCCTCCGCACTTTATGTTGGTTTTAAATTTTTGGGTGCTCATATCAGAGGAATTAAAGAAGTATAACAATCAACAAATAATGATTCGGCAGCACTAAAGCTTTAACGTCCGGAGGCGCAAACTGTTAGTCACCACGGAGACCGAACTGAGGGCCATGGCCGCGCCCGCCAGCATCGGGTCCAGCAGGAATCCCCAGATGGGGTACAGCAAACCAGCCGCTACCGGTATTCCGATGACGTTGTAAATAAACGCCCAGAACAGGTTCTGATGGATGGTACGCACGGTGGCTTTGCTCAGTTTGATAGCCTTGGCAATGGCCCGGAGGTCTGAGTGCATGAGCGTGACCTTGGCCACATCCATGGCGATGTCCGTCCCGCGGCCCATGGCAATGCCCACATCGGCGAGGGCCAGCGCCTGCGAGTCGTTGATGCCGTCGCCTACCATGCCCACCACATGTCCTTGGCGTTGCAGTTCCTGAATGAAATCGGCTTTGTCTTGCGGCATCACTTCGGCTTTAAAGTGTTGTAAACCTACTTGCTTTGCCACGGCAGCTGCGGTTTGGGCGTTGTCACCGGTGAGCATGTAGACGTTCAGCCCCAGCGCCTGCAAGTCTTGGATGGCTTGCGCCGAGGAATCTTTAACGGCATCGGCAATGGCGATGAGTGCCACTACTTGCCCTTGCGTACCAGCAAAGATGACGGTTTTGGCTTCGGCTTTCAGTTTTTGGGCCGTTTTCTCCAAATCAGTTGTAAAACGGAGGCCGTTCTCCTGCATCAGTTTCTCGTTCCCTAACCAGTACGTTTGACCCTGGTACTGCGCCTGCACGCCTCGGCCAGTTATGCTTTCAAAATGGTCTAGCGTCACCGGTTGGATGCCTTGTTTTGTAAGGTGCTTGGAAACCGCCTCGGCCAAAGGGTGCTCTGATCTGTTTTCCATGGCTAGCAATACTCCACCCAAGTGCGGTTTTTCTTCCGAGGGCAAGGTGCACTCCAGTTCTGTTACTTCGGGTTTACCTTTGGTGATGGTGCCCGTTTTGTCCAGCACGATGGCCGTGAGTTTATGGGCCGTTTCCAGGCTTTCAGCGTCTTTGATCAGGATGCCGTTCTCTGCGCCACGGCCCACGCCCACCATGATGGCGGTAGGAGTAGCCAAGCCCAAAGCACACGGACAGGCAATAATTAACACTGTGATTAAGGCAAGCAGCGCATGCGTCACGTTGTTGTCGCCACCCAGGAAATACCAGGCCGCGAAGCTGAGCAGGGCAATCCCGATTACGATGGGCACGAAGATACCGGCCATTTTATCGGTGAGTTTCTGCACGGGCGCTTTGGAGCCTTGCGCTTCCTGCACCATTTTGATAATCTGAGCTAAAAGCGTCTGCGCGCCCACTTTCTCCGCCGAAATCTGCAGACTGCCTTTCTGGTTGATGGTGCCCGTGAACACCTGATCACCCGCACTTTTCTCCACCGGAATCGGCTCGCCGCTGATCATACTCTCATCCAGGAACGAGGAGCCGCTGACCACCCGGCCATCTACGGGAATCTTCTCGCCGGGACGAATCACTAGGACATCGCCCACCAGTACGTCTTCAATAGGCAGTTCCACCTCTTGGCCGTTACGGACCGCTTTCACGGTTTTCGGCTGTAAGCCCATCAGCTTTTTGATGGCGCCCGAGGTGCGGGATTTAGCACGTTCCTCCAGCAGTTTGCCTAGAAGAATAAAGGCGATGATGACGGTGGCGGCCTCATAATACACGTGCGGTTCCAGACCTCGGGAGAGGAAGAACTGCGGGTAAAACGTATTGAAGGCGCTGAACAGAAACGCGATGCCGGTGCTCAGGGCCACCAGCGTGTCCATGTTGGCTTTGCCGTGGCGGGCCTGCTTGAAAGCGTTCACGTAGAAGTTTCGGCCAAACCAAAACACCACAGGCAGGGTAAGCGCCAGCATAATCCAGTTGCCGTAGGGCATGTGGTGGAAGAACATGCCAATAACCGCCACCGGCAAAGACAGAGCAGCAGCCCAGATGGTCTTGGATTTGATTTG is part of the Rufibacter tibetensis genome and harbors:
- a CDS encoding heavy-metal-associated domain-containing protein, whose protein sequence is MSTQKFKTNIKCGGCIAAVTPSLDNTPGIYTWQVDTANPDKILTIEGDASSDTVIQAVELAGYTATKIDD
- a CDS encoding heavy metal translocating P-type ATPase translates to MATLTKEKLTSAIKNSFPIDGMSCAACAVSVESMLQAQPGVQSAAVNFANKTALVEYAPGTDLGTLQKALQSVGYDMLIQKEEATQEAQEVREQEAYRQIKSKTIWAAALSLPVAVIGMFFHHMPYGNWIMLALTLPVVFWFGRNFYVNAFKQARHGKANMDTLVALSTGIAFLFSAFNTFYPQFFLSRGLEPHVYYEAATVIIAFILLGKLLEERAKSRTSGAIKKLMGLQPKTVKAVRNGQEVELPIEDVLVGDVLVIRPGEKIPVDGRVVSGSSFLDESMISGEPIPVEKSAGDQVFTGTINQKGSLQISAEKVGAQTLLAQIIKMVQEAQGSKAPVQKLTDKMAGIFVPIVIGIALLSFAAWYFLGGDNNVTHALLALITVLIIACPCALGLATPTAIMVGVGRGAENGILIKDAESLETAHKLTAIVLDKTGTITKGKPEVTELECTLPSEEKPHLGGVLLAMENRSEHPLAEAVSKHLTKQGIQPVTLDHFESITGRGVQAQYQGQTYWLGNEKLMQENGLRFTTDLEKTAQKLKAEAKTVIFAGTQGQVVALIAIADAVKDSSAQAIQDLQALGLNVYMLTGDNAQTAAAVAKQVGLQHFKAEVMPQDKADFIQELQRQGHVVGMVGDGINDSQALALADVGIAMGRGTDIAMDVAKVTLMHSDLRAIAKAIKLSKATVRTIHQNLFWAFIYNVIGIPVAAGLLYPIWGFLLDPMLAGAAMALSSVSVVTNSLRLRTLKL